The following proteins are encoded in a genomic region of Streptomyces collinus Tu 365:
- a CDS encoding Cof-type HAD-IIB family hydrolase produces the protein MPATPASLLETLVPPAVPADIRLVVTDMDGTLLDDAKRMPDGLWPVLAELRRRGVLFSPASGRQYATLARQFAEVAEGMVFIAENGTYVVRDGVELGSDPLERSVAASVARTVRRLAADGVDVGAVVCGKRSAYVERADEAFLAEVRKYYVEHRVVEDVTAVEDEVIKVALFDFGPVERTTAPALEAFAATHQVVVSGEHWVDVMNGTASKGAALRGLQRELGITPAQTMVFGDYLNDLEMLDAADWSFAMSNAHPEVVRRARHLAPSNNDNGVLRTISRVVGIPL, from the coding sequence ATGCCCGCCACCCCCGCGTCCCTCCTCGAAACCCTCGTCCCGCCCGCCGTCCCCGCGGACATCCGGCTCGTCGTCACCGACATGGACGGCACCCTGCTGGACGACGCCAAGCGGATGCCCGACGGGCTGTGGCCCGTGCTCGCCGAGCTGCGCCGGCGCGGCGTGCTGTTCAGCCCCGCGAGCGGCCGTCAGTACGCCACCCTGGCCCGGCAGTTCGCCGAGGTCGCCGAGGGCATGGTGTTCATCGCGGAGAACGGCACCTACGTGGTCCGCGACGGCGTGGAGCTCGGCTCCGACCCGCTGGAGCGGTCCGTCGCCGCCAGCGTCGCCCGGACGGTACGGCGGCTGGCCGCGGACGGCGTCGACGTGGGCGCCGTGGTCTGCGGCAAGCGGTCGGCGTACGTCGAGCGGGCCGACGAGGCGTTCCTCGCGGAGGTGCGGAAGTACTACGTGGAGCACCGGGTCGTCGAGGACGTCACCGCCGTGGAGGACGAGGTGATCAAGGTGGCGCTGTTCGACTTCGGGCCGGTGGAGCGGACCACCGCCCCCGCCCTGGAGGCGTTCGCCGCCACCCACCAGGTCGTCGTCTCCGGTGAGCACTGGGTCGACGTCATGAACGGCACCGCCAGCAAGGGGGCCGCGTTGCGGGGTCTGCAGCGCGAGCTGGGCATCACGCCCGCGCAGACGATGGTGTTCGGGGACTACCTCAACGACCTGGAGATGCTGGACGCCGCGGACTGGTCCTTCGCCATGTCCAACGCCCACCCGGAGGTCGTCCGCCGCGCCCGCCACCTCGCCCCGTCCAACAACGACAACGGCGTGCTGCGCACGATCTCCCGGGTCGTCGGGATACCGCTGTAG